GCAACGTGATCGCCACCTCGGATGCCACGGTGGTGTCCCGGCTGAAGCAGGCCGGTGCCATCCCGCTGGGCGTGACCAACTGCAGCGAGCTGTGCATGTGGTTCGAGTCCAGCAACAGGGTCTACGGCCGGACCAACAACCCCTACGACCTGCAGAGGATCGTGGGCGGCAGCTCGGGTGAGCCCCGGCACCGCGGCGCGGTCCCGCACCAGCAGCGGGTTCAAATGCAGCAAGGAAAGAGTTCCCCAAGTCCTCTGCGCACTGCTTTGACGTGTCGCTGGGCTGCTGCGGAGCTCACGGGCCTCTCTCCTGGGCAGGGCGGTAGGCCGGTTGGAGGTCCATCTGCCTTGGACCAGCTGGATGTTCCACCAGCATCGCTTTGGTTCGTGTGTCTTCCTCTGCGTGCAAACAGCAGTGCTGGTGTGGGACTTGGGCAGGGAAGTCCCACGtcgcccagctgtgccccagaTATCGCTAGAGCCGGGGCCATCTGCGTGCGGGGGGAAGCGGCCGCTGTGAGATGCTCCTGCTTGGGTGGATGCTTTGCACTATAAGCCTGTGGGgattctgctgtgttttctcccGTGCAGGCGGGGAAGGCGGTGTCCTGGCAGCCGCCTGCTCGGTCATAGGTGTGGGCTCCGACATCGGCGGCAGCATCCGGATGCCTGCCTTCTTCAACGGAGTCTTTGGCCATAAACCCACGACAGGTACAGTGGGCGTGGggatctcctctcctcccagcagagatgcCGGGATGCGGAGTGCAGGGCGTGGGAGGAACCTGTTCAGCACATTCCAGTGCTTATCTCCGGGGGGACTGCCGTGAGAGGACGGGCAACTTCTTGCGCGGGACAAGCCCGGTGTGTGAACACAGCCCGGCCTCAGCAGTGGGATGCCGTTTGGTGGCACAGCGCCGAGCGCGCGGGAGGCGTTTCACATCCCCGGCGTGGGATGTTTTTCGCAAGGTCGGGATCTGCTGCTGGGGTGTTTCCCTGGAAGCTGGTGTCCCGGCTGGGTGCTTTTCCTCCGTTCCCCACCCGGTGCACCGTGCCATCAGCTGGCAGGCGCTGCTGACGTGTGCAGTGCCTGGGTGCCAGCGTCCCCCTGCGCCCGACGGCCGCCCCCTGCTCGGCTTGCCCCGGCTGGAGGCCGTGCTGGGGtggtccccagcatccccctcCGAGCTCGCAAGGGTGATCCCCAGCATCCCCCTCTGTGCTCGCAGGGGTGGTCCCCAACGACGGCCAGTTCCCAAACGCTCGAGGGGTGCGGACCAGCTTCCTGTGCACGGGGCCCATGTGCCGCTACGCAGAGGACCTGGAGCCTATGCTGAGGGTCATGGCCGGTCCTGGTGTCAACAAGTAGGTTGCTCCTGCTGGTTCAAGCTGCTGAATTGGTCTCGGCTGCTTTCTGGCCAGCGCAGGGGGTCAGCACACCACCCAGATGGCTTGTTACTGGCTTCTGCAGGACCCCTGCAGCTGGGGCGGTCCTTCCCACCACCCCATGCTCTGGGGAACAGGCAGCCGTGGTCAGACGGGCCCTCCTCACAGGAAGATTTTGCCGTGAGCTGCTCCGGCCAGCGCCATCCAGCACAGCCCTTCCCTCCTGGGGCTGGCCTTGCTTTTGGTTTTATGTGTGCTTTTTCCTGTGCCTGAATGATGAGTTTCCCATCCCCCACCATGGCCCCATTTGGTCTCTTCATAGGTCTGTGCAACCAAGCAGCCTTTTACGTGCACGTACCAGTAAGGAGCAGAGTGGAGATGGGGTGGACTGGGCAGATCCTGCTTCTTGCTGTGGCCTGCACACAGTTGCTTGCTCTGTTACCACTTTTGCTCGTCCATGGGTCTCGTGGTGCAGTCCCAACCTCAGCCCTGGCCAGGGTCTGTAATTATAAGGTTCATAGTGAGAGATGTGGATTTTTCTAACAGCAACAAATGTGCAGATTTTATAGTTGGGACTGATGGGGCGGGCAAGcagctggatgggttgtgggcAGCAAGTGTCTGTGTGTCTTCAGGGACTCTCCTTCCCACCCTGGTGAGTAGTGCAGGGTGTCCTGAGGATGTATCGCGTGTCCTGAGGATGCATTACAAGCATGTGAGCAGCTCTGGCAGCCAAGGAGGAGCCAGGGATGATTTGTGAGCAAAGCACTGTTCCTTTCCCAGGCTGAAGCTGAATGAAAAGGTGTCactggagaaaataaaatttcactgCATGGATCATGACGGCGGGTCCATTTTTGTGTCGCCTGTGGACAAGGAGATCTTGCAGGCCCAAAAGAAGGTAGGAAGGAATGGAGGTTGGCTCTCACTGGGGTGAGCCTGGAGATAAAACCAGGGGAGACCAGTCCGAGGAGCCCCTTGGAGGCGAggtgagctgctctgtgcatggCTCCTGGAGGggctggcggggtggggggctgcaggctaCACTGCCGTGGAGGCAGCCTCGAGTCCCGGTGCCGTGCctccagtggggaaaaaagtggaaaaatctttcttctgtGTTAAAGAAGCAGCAAGGGGAAAATCTTGCAAGTGGCTGCAGATGCCcttgccagcagcacccatgtgTTTGAGTGCACTGGGTTTCCCAAGTTTTTGGCCCCATTTCCATTGCAAtggctgtgttttgcttttttaatgtcTCTTGTCCATGTTACAGAGACCTCCTGGGGGCATATCACACGGCGAGGGGATGGCTGTGTGTCTGCGGTCTTCAGGGTTACTGCCTGGCAGTTAGTCATGCAAAggaacttttttgttgtttttcagttaGATCTTCTGTACTGCTCTTGGTGCTTTTCAGGAGCATTGCCGCAGGTGGTGTGGAGGGCTGCCTGGGCAGCTCGATGGTTGTTGTCAGATGGAGCAGGTCCTGCTGCTCAGGGCGGAGGCGAgcgggcaggagctgtgggatgCCTGTGTGGCAGCAAAGAGAAGCTGCTCCTGGGCTCTCTCCTGTCCCTCGTTTCCATGGAGTGACTGCAGAACATCACATCCTTGCAGAGACAAACCCTTCCTACTCTTCCCCTTAGGTGGTGGAGCACCTCGAAAGCGAGTTGGGGGTCCAAGTTCAGCACGTGGCGATCCACAAGATGAAATATTCTTTCCAGATCTGGTCAGCCATGATGTCGTCGAAGGACAGTGATGGGCAGGTCTGTCAGACTGAGCTGGGAAAGGCACAAATTTGGCTGGCTGGGGCCAGCCATGGAGAGCTGTGGGTTTCCCAGACCTGCCTGGGGGCTTTCTCTGCTCCATTTGTCCTCCCCCAATCCTCCTTTCGTCTCTTTCCAAAGCTACACAGCCCCTTCTTCCTTGCTTTCCCGTAAGGTGATGATGTGGCTCCCAGCAGAGGAGCAACATGGCTTAGGGAAGGAGAGGCCGTTTTAGCACATTGACCTTTTCTGTGCAAGTTGGTGAGTCAGCCAAGCAGGTAGCATCCTTGCTCTTACCCCCGTGCTGTGTCCCTGGACATGGTAAATTGGGGTTAATGCCCATTAGGATGCCAGGACTGAGGTGGTAGATTagcagctcttcagcagcaggcctgcatgtgttattttttttccttgaattgtAGTCGCTGCGCCGTGCTCTGTGCCTGCGTGGAAGTATTTTGTAGCAAGAATAAACTCCGAGGAGTATTACACCTCGTGAGTTCTGCCACGCAGGCAGCGGTGAAAAATAAACCAACCCCTTGCTAAGGAGGGCACACCTggccccctctgcctcctccttcctgatCCCACAGGATATTAACAGCAGTAAATGCCTCCGGGAGACGTTATCCAGAGCATCATCCCTTGCATCGTGTCAGAGGAGGGGTGCTGCTTTGGGGGGCTGTTGCTCCGCAGAGTGAGGTccccttcttgctgtccctggTAGGGAGAGATTCTCCTGCTGCCCTCTGGACTAGAGCTGTGTAACCCTCGTGGTGGGCATCTCttgtctgaaaatgggaacagcTTGCGCTGGGGTCATTGGGCAGCCGGAGATTTGGCTGTTGTTTGTCAGCCAGTTCTTCCCCGTCGCACGCCAGCTGACGGTGCTGATGGAGAGAGCTTGTGTGTGTGTTCCAGGAGGCACAGCTATTCACTGAGCTGCTGGGGGATCACGGGAAGCCGGTGTGGCCGCTGTGGGAGCTGATGAAGTGGCTGGTGGGGATGTCTTCCCACACCCTCCCAGCTATCGGTAAGGCTGGGAGGAGCCCCGGGGCGtgcggaggtggggggggggggcgggcaagtTGTTAAATGAAAATAGTGCCCTTGCCGTGCCCCGCAAAGGGACTCTGGAGTTTGCACCAAGCAGCTTCagaatgctttggtttttttcttaaatgacgcTCGATGTCTTCAACTCAAACGTGTGCTCGAGGGGCAGTTGGCTGGATCTTTGATAGCTGGGATTGAGTATCCTGGGAGGAGTGAGGACAGCGGAGCTGcaggcagggtttgctcctgctGTGAGCCCTGCCAGAACTGCTGGGGCTTAGAGGGAGCCAGTCAGGGCTCTGCACCAGTCTTGTTTCTTAGCAGCAGATACTGGAGAACCCTAATTAGTGCTGTCGTGCTGCTGTCTAATGAGTGCTGGGGTTGCTCCGCCAGCTCTGCTCAATCCCAGCGGCTAGAAAAATTCCTTGCAGGAGCGGGCAGGTGGAAAGCCTTTCCCTTGGCAAAGCTGGGGAGATGCTGCCTGCAGATCCATGCCATGTGCAGGGTTTCAGCGCCTCTGGGAGCCGGCGTGCCAGCAGGCAGGAGCCTTGGGGAATGCAGCGTGTGGCCGGGCAATGCACTTCCCAGCTTGCTTAACCACCATCCTCTCGCTCATTCTGTTCCTGTTGGTGCCcttgccctgcagccctggggctgacGGAGAAGGTGATGAAACTCAGCCCTGGTGTGAACGCCAAGCTAGTCAGCATGGGGAAGAGCCTGCGGGAAGAGATGGAGGCCCTGCTGGGGCCGGATGGGGTGCTCCTCTACCCCTCGCACCCCACCGTCGCTCCCAGGCACCACTCCCCCATATGCATGCCCTTCAACTTCGCCTACACAGGTGAGCAGCTCCGGCTCCTCTGCTGGGGTACGGGCAGGGGTCGGGGGCAGGCCCTcgctgctgcgggctgggggccAGGCTGTCTGACCCGGAGCGTTTCCGTCGCTGACTGTGGGCTTTGCAGTGCAGAGCGGTGTCTCACTGCTCCGGGGTGCGGGGCCAGGATTATGCTTGAAAACTGTGGGATTTGTACCTGCTGTCTGCAGCGGGGCGAGTTTGATGGCACGTGTGATCTCGGGGGGCTGCCCTGCCCCCAGAGGCATGCACTCACGCTGGTAGAGCTGGCGCGGTGGTTTAGCAGGCACCCGAGAGCAGCTGCATCTCTTGGGGTGCAGGACGGGGGTCTCTACGTGGCTTTCCTGTGGCTTGAGCTCCCTGATGCCAGCGCAGCGTTACAATGCTGTCTGGCTCTGGAGTGATTCAAGGATGGTGCTGGGGGCAGGAATCTCCCAAAGCAGATCCTGGCATGCTGCAGCAAGTGCCGTGTAAGTGTGTCATCACTCGTGGGTGCAATTTACTTACGTGACGTGGGCGCTGGGTACCTCTGGCCAGCGATGTCCCCTTGTCGTCTTGTCTCTGCGCCGCTCCAGCAAGGACCAGCTCCCAGGAGCCCGGCGCCGTGTGTGGCAGCGGCTGCCTGCCGTGGGTGGGAGAGCCAGGCAGTGATTTATCCCACTTGCTGTGCTTGCTCTgacgcagccttctctcttccagCTATCTTCAACGTCCTGGGCTTGCCGGTGACGCAGTGCCCACTGGGCCTGAGCAGCGAGGGCCTGCCGCTGGGCATACAGCTGGTGGCAGCCTCCTACAACGACCACCTGACGCTGGCGGTGGCCCGGTATCTGGAGAAGGCCTTTGGAGGATGGGTTCTACCTGGGAAAGTTTAGCCTGGGCTCCCGGCACTGTGGGGAGGTGGGGACGGAGACGGTGGTACCCGCCTGTCACagctctacctcctccctccgcACCCCACCTCATGCCCTCCTGGGAGCGGCCGGCAGTGCCTCCGGCCCCAGGGAAGCTGGGCTCTTGCTGCTGCAGTCGTCTCCTCCCCGCAGCACCCTGTGCCAGGAGagccctgccctccctgcagcccccgccccgagccctgGTGCTGCCTGCGTCCTGCCCGCGACAGGCAGCTGCCTTCTCCGGGGTTTGGAGATGGCCATCCCTGCAACGCTTGCTGCTTTGAAGGCGCTGAGTGaaggctggggagaggagctgcagccGGACGGCTCGGGGACGACGGCCCAGCAGCACCCTTGGGGTCCCTGGGTGCGTACCTCCTCCTCGGCCGTGCACCCCAGGTTTGccagcccctgcagcctcccGGAGCTGCCGTGGGGATTCCCCCACCCTCTGACTGAAAAGGGAGCGGGGCTCAGCGTGCTGGAGGCAGCCGTGTGCTCGTCTCGCCGGTGCTGCTTCGTGGGTGGgtggtgctgggctctgcccggTGCAGAGCTGGCAGGTGAGGGAGAAGGAGCTTTTGCTCTTGTGAGCTTTTGGCAGCACTGGAAGAGCTGTTCAAATGCTCTGCTCCGTGCGCCGAGGCAGGTGAAGCATCTCCTGCCTGTGTCTTCTCCCCATGCTGTCCCGGGGGCTCACCCAGCCTGATCGGCGTCCCCTTGCCCTCCCGAGCTGCCCGGCCTCTCGGCCCCACGACCGGGCGCGGGCGGAGGTGTGGGCAGCTGGCTGTTCCTGGGGCGGGCGGTGAGCGGAAGATGTTCTCAGCAAGGGTGGTATTAAAGGCTCTGTGCGGTTTGCTGCTGGCTGTGTCTCCTCATTCCAGCGGCTGTTGCCCCGCTGGGCCACGGGCCCATCTCCACTCGTGCCGTGGGATGCTCCGAGGCTGCCGGACGGTGCTGGCTGTGGGCACAGCGTGGAGACAGCAGTGAAGGTGCTGGCGTCTGCCCCGAGCTTGCTTTAAAGTCCCTGGGTGTGCGGTGTCtgctcagctcccagcagagctgcagggtgCCGGCGAGCTCCCGCCGTtggtggctctgttggtctcATCGTGGCTGCGCAGCGTTACGCTCTCGGAAAGCTTTCTGTCCCCGCGGGGCTGCCGAAGGCTTGGGGCTCGCAGGGCGCTGCTGAGCCGCGGGTGGGTTCCGTGGGGTCCCAGCTCTGCGCACCCAGCCTGCAGCCCGGCGTTGGCAAGGATAAAACCTGCCCCTGGCTCTGCAGGGACGTCCTGGCTTGTGTCTGTCCCTGCGTCACCCCGGTCTGATCCTTGTGCTGGTGTCTTCTGTCCCCAAGGCACTCATGGTCCCCGCGAGGGGGGACGCAGGcacggggtgctggggctgggtgcaaccggggtgctgggctggctgTGTCTCGTCGCTCCCTCACAGAGGGCACTGCTGAGCCCGGGAGCCTGCAGCCAGATGAGACGCCGTcaacaaggaaggaagaaagagaaaaaataacccTGACCCAGGAAAAAGGGTATGAACCACCAAAGCCAAATCACGTGCGGTGCCGTGGGACggctccagcagcctcccagtgcGGCGGCACAGAGGACAGGGCCGTGTCCCCTAGCCGGAGGGAGACCGGTGATGCTCCCAGCAAACACTCCTGGAGCCTAACGGGGGGCTGCTGAGCTGAAGGTGGTTGTGTTCGGCagaggggagcagctctgtgggccGAGGTAGGGGGGACCGCTGGCGTTTCGGGGCAGCGTGGCAATGGGGGACACGGGCGAAGGAAGGGATgtgcaggggagggagagggggtttAATCCCCGCAGTCTCAGCTGATGGGGTAGCCACTAAACCGTGTTTTTACAGAAACTGCAACATGGGGAGGGGTGCTGGGTTTTTCCTACTGGCCAAGGCAGACAGGGACCAGGGGTGCTGGGGTCAGTGGGGGGCTGCCAGGGACCATCCTGCGGTCACCCTGTCCCTGCCTGCGCAGGTAGCTGGGTCCCGGGGTCTCCCCGGGGAGCTGACTTGCTGCTCTGCGAGTCCTGGGGGCTGTCCTGGGGGCCCTGCTCCCTCCAGGGGGAAATGCCTGCCGCAAAGCCGGGAGGGCTTGTGCTAGCATCGGGGCAGGGGGACGCCGAAAACCCACTGCCTGCGCTTCGGCTCCGGCATTTCGGAGGTCTCACCtcggggctgggagcccttgCCTGCGGTTCGCAGCTGCCCATCCCCACTTGCTGGCTGCTCCTCCTTGTTTCCGGCTCTGAACACTGGCAAGGGGCAGAAAACATGGGGAAGGCGTTCTATACACACCTGCCAAGGTGCCTGTGCTCGTAACACTAGTGCGGAGTCCGGGTGAAATGGGAAGAGCAAGAGGTAATGGGTGGGAGTAATCCGGCCCTACAGGTTTCCAGTCTGGACAGGATGATTCTCCCACCCGTCTGCCTCTCGAGGTGGCCCTGGGCTCCCCGCTTCGCTGGGGACATGTCCCCACGACCGGGAGGTCAGCGCTGGAGGCCTCAAGGACCTTGCACGTCTCTCCCTGGAGAGCAAGGTTACCTCCATAGCCGgcaagagcagggaaaaaaattccctGGGAGCCGAGTGCTGCGGCACGGCCAAGGTAAGGAGATACTGGCCAGGTTTcggagagagggagaaggaagccgAGCAGCAACGCGCTGCagtgtgggcctggggctgtgccCAGCTGCCATGCAGGCGCCTGATGGGTCCAGCCTCTGCTGTGGACTGAGGTCTCTACCCAGGGCACGGCACCCCGAGGGGGCTGCCTTGGGGTGCCCTGTGTACCCTGGCTGGGTGCCGGTGTGCGTGGTGCCGTCCCGCCGAGGCTGCGGAGGGCTGGGGtgtcgtggcagcggcgtcgtcaCCGGTTGTGCCGGTGTGAGTCATGCCCGGAGCAGGGCTGAGTCACCAGCAGAGCGGTGCCAGCGGCGGGCCGGGAGCTTTCTCAGACCCACGTCCCGGTGACCCCGGCAGCACGACTTCTCGCTGCCTTTAGGGAAGGACCGAGCGCCACAGGGAACCAGACAGAGGTGGGTGCAGCCGAAGGTCCCTGCGGCACACGCACCTGCCCCGCTGCTGCTTCACCCTGTCTCGGGGGGCAGCAGGGGGTCCCCTGCCAGCCTCCACCTCCGCGCCATAGCTGGGCACGCAGCCTCTGTTTGCGAGGCATGCCTGCGGCGGGTGACACCGGCCACAGCTTCGGGAGAAAACAGTCTGTTCTCTGATCTCAGGTTCCAGCTCCCCATCGTGTTTGCGGGTGGCAGAACAGCTCCGCACACCCGTCCTCTCGCTGCAGCACCCGGCGTGGCAGTGTCGAGCTGGGGGCAGATGGACGGGGTGCGGAGGGATGAGCCCTGCCCTGAGCCTGCTTCTGTCCCTGGCCAGCTGCACCCTGCTCCGGGGTAAGTCCTGCTCTGGAGCTGCCGCAGCGGGCCAGGGGTGGCCCTGCCTGCAGTGGGGGGGGAAACACGAGGACAACTCCCAGACCCACAGAAGGTACCTGCAGGGAGGAGGGAACTGAGCGGTCTTCAAGGTGTGATGGGAAGGAAAACCCCAGGGTCGCCAGCAAGCACGTCAGGGTGCTGATGCCTGTCGTAGGACCGCAGATGGGGTGCTCCAGGGTGTGCAGGAGATGCGCAGGACGCGGATGCTGAGCGCGGCGCTGGCAGCCGGTGCTTGcctgagcctggcagggagtcGGTGTTTGCCTGAATCTGGGAACTGTCAGGCAGGGGGAGGCCCCACGATGCCGATGCAGAGCGGGGAGACCCGTGCAGCATGGCCAAGGAGCGGGCCCATGCAGAGCGGAGCGGTGCTGCCTGATGCCCtgctgcttcccccctccccaggcactccCTTGCCTCCGCGGGACGTGAGGCTGGAGGCGCAGAACTTCCACGTCCAGCTGCGCTGGGAGCCGGACCCCGGCTTGCCCGATGGTGCCGCGTACCAGGTGGAGTGGAGGAGACGGTAGGTGGGGTGGCAGGGACGAGGGGCCAAGGTGCCTATCCCCCTGCacccttgtcaccgaaaatccgggaatagacctcgtaacaccaatgtagtgttaacaggcagcattctttattgcgacgtcggatgcacgggggataattccgccgaacgtgcataccccataccccttctgtgcagtctatatagatcaaaatatacgtattcatctgattacataagcccttcctttcatagtcaaatcagtccattttcatacactcctcccacccgcgcttgcgcagtgcctcctagtggtggtcgtcgggggtcccaagatgaaggcttatcctcttcatcacagtttctgcgcaaactcagtcctcttctggctcttgtccctgcggcacgggtcgtcttgaccag
The Opisthocomus hoazin isolate bOpiHoa1 chromosome 14, bOpiHoa1.hap1, whole genome shotgun sequence DNA segment above includes these coding regions:
- the FAAH2 gene encoding fatty-acid amide hydrolase 2; its protein translation is MALSRAERCLVLLLRLLSRACLALLGLVAPAPPRAVPPPRRELLLLPARRLAARLRARQVTCVEVVEAYVERIREVNPLINAVVRDRFEEALEEARQVDRLLAEGPGEAYLEEKFPFLGVPVTVKEAFSLHGMPNTSGLVNRRNVIATSDATVVSRLKQAGAIPLGVTNCSELCMWFESSNRVYGRTNNPYDLQRIVGGSSGGEGGVLAAACSVIGVGSDIGGSIRMPAFFNGVFGHKPTTGVVPNDGQFPNARGVRTSFLCTGPMCRYAEDLEPMLRVMAGPGVNKLKLNEKVSLEKIKFHCMDHDGGSIFVSPVDKEILQAQKKVVEHLESELGVQVQHVAIHKMKYSFQIWSAMMSSKDSDGQEAQLFTELLGDHGKPVWPLWELMKWLVGMSSHTLPAIALGLTEKVMKLSPGVNAKLVSMGKSLREEMEALLGPDGVLLYPSHPTVAPRHHSPICMPFNFAYTAIFNVLGLPVTQCPLGLSSEGLPLGIQLVAASYNDHLTLAVARYLEKAFGGWVLPGKV